From Camelina sativa cultivar DH55 chromosome 7, Cs, whole genome shotgun sequence, one genomic window encodes:
- the LOC104701318 gene encoding protein FLX-like 2, with amino-acid sequence MESNGRIHPSHHMRRPLPPGPGSIAHPEAFVGHGAIPPPSAAQGVYPSYNMLPPHEVMEQKFVAQHGELQRLAIENQRLGATHGSLRQELVAAQHELQMLQGQIGSMKSEREQRMRGLAEKVAKMETELQKSEAVKLELQQAHAEARSLVVAREELMPKLHQLTQELQKASSDVQQIPALMSELESLRQEYQQCRATYDYEKKFYNDHLESLQAMEKNYMTMAREVEKLQAQLMNSANSDRRAGGPYGSNINAEMDASGHQSGNSYYDDAYGHQGYIPQPVAGNATGPNPVVAASQYPYPTQPGYYPPRPGYNFPRGPPPGSYDPTTRLPTGPYGAPYPPGPSNNTPYGSAATACAHGNPSRR; translated from the exons ATGGAAAGCAACGGAAGAATCCATCCATCTCATCATATGAGGCGTCCTCTTCCTCCAGGTCCCGGCAGTATTGCGCATCCGGAGGCTTTTGTTGGTCACGGTGCTATACCACCGCCTTCTGCTGCTCAGGGTGTGTATCCTTCTTACAACATGTTGCCACCACATGAAGTTATGGAGCAAAAATTCGTGGCACAACACGGGGAACTACAGAGGCTTGCTATAGAGAATCAGAGACTTGGTGCAACTCATGGTAGTTTAAGACAAGAGCTAGTTGCAGCGCAGCACGAATTGCAGATGTTGCAAGGGCAAATTGGGTCGATGAAGTCTGAGAGAGAGCAACGGATGAGGGGTCTTGCTGAGAAAGTTGCGAAAATGGAGACTGAGCTTCAGAAGTCTGAGGCTGTGAAGTTGGAGTTGCAACAAGCACATGCTGAGGCACGTAGCTTGGTTGTGGCGAGGGAAGAGCTTATGCCTAAACTGCATCAGTTGACTCAAGAACTTCAGAAAGCTAGTTCAGATGTGCAGCAAATACCTGCTCTGATGTCTGAACTTGAGAGTTTAAGACAGGAGTACCAGCAGTGCAG GGCAACATATGATTATGAGAAGAAATTTTACAACGACCATCTCGAGTCACTTCAGGCAATGGAGAAGAATTACATGACTATGGCTAGGGAAGTAGAAAAACTTCAAGCACAGTTAATGAACAGTGCAAATTCAGACAGAAGAGCCG GTGGCCCTTATGGTAGCAACATAAATGCTGAAATGGACGCTTCTGGGCATCAGAGTGGAAACAGTTACTATGACGATGCTTATGGTCATCAG GGATATATTCCTCAACCAGTTGCTGGTAACGCAACTGGACCAAATCCAGTAGTTGCTGCATCCCAATACCCTTATCCAACTCAGCCAGGGTACTACCCTCCAAGACCCGGTTACAACTTCCCAAGAGGACCCCCTCCTGGTTCATATGACCCAACAACAAGGTTACCCACAGGACCATACGGCGCTCCATACCCACCTGGACCATCCAACAATACTCCGTACGGGTCAGCTGCAACAGCCTGTGCACACGGAAACCCTAGTCGCAGATGA
- the LOC104701322 gene encoding uncharacterized protein LOC104701322 isoform X1: MAASSGSGLEGQKHDLSSDMEEDMDLTEDDFRNVSGQFSGETSRVEDVSSKSGVKRSRTTFDEQQPSVHVTYKHLTRASKQKLESLLQQWSEWEAEQNSLSEDQEQQVLESGDETYFPALRVGLQKTSSVSFWLDYQTGDNSSKKLVPVESSTTPLYNRGFTIGLDSAGGSNNLEGGLEIIDDPPRCFNCSAYSHSLRECPKPFDRLAVSNARRQHKSKRNQNPGTRLPSRYYESPQVGKYDGLKPGSLDPETRQLLGLKELDPPPWLHRMREIGYPPGYFAVEEDHLSGITIFGEEETKKEEEEVKIEDGEILENANPQEPRKIMTVGFPGINAPIPENADSWLWEQRNNTAHSYYHDHRRPQDYRDQTGPPGVALSSSYPPRYGIRYDHGFVSGLRSPGSEISESERVKSYHYSFYDPNFK; encoded by the exons ATGGCAGCTTCAAGCGGCTCTGGTTTGGAAGGTCAGAAACATGACCTCAGTTCTG ACATGGAGGAAGACATGGATCTAACGGAAGATGATTTCAGAAATGTCTCTGGCCAGTTTTCAGGGGAAACATCGAGAGTGGAGGATGTTAGTT CTAAATCTGGTGTTAAAAGATCCAGAACAACCTTCGACGAACAGCAACCTTCAGTCCATGTTACTTATAAACACTTAACAAG AGCTAGTAAGCAGAAGCTGGAAAGTTTATTACAGCAATGGTCAGAATGGGAGGCAGAACAAAATTCTTTGTCCGAG GATCAAGAACAACAAGTACTAGAATCTGGTGATGAGACATATTTTCCTGCTTTGCGTGTGGGATTGCAGAAGACTTCATCTGTG TCATTTTGGCTCGACTATCAAACTGGAGACAATTCTTCGAAGAAGTTAGTTCCTGTGGAAAGTAGCACCACCCCTCTTTATAACCGTGGATTTACAATTGGTTTAGATTCAGCCGGTGGTTCAAATAACTTGGAAGG AGGCTTGGAGATTATTGATGATCCTCCACGCTGCTTCAATTGCAGCGCATACAGTCATTCCTTGAGAGAATGTCCGAAGCCTTTTGATCGATTAGCAGTTAGTAATGCTCGGAGGCAacataaaagcaaaagaaatcaGAATCCTGGAACCCGTCTACCGTCCCGATATTATGAGAGCCCTCAAGTTggtaaatatgatggcttgaagcCTGGCTCACTTGATCCAGAGACACGACAGCTTCTTGGTCTAAAG GAACTCGACCCTCCTCCATGGCTACACAGAATGCGAGAGATTGGATATCCACCAGGATATTTTG CTGTCGAAGAGGATCATCTCTCAGGAATCACTATATTTGGTGAGGAAGAGACtaaaaaagaagaggaggaagttAAGATTGAGGACGGTGAAATCTTGGAAAATGCAAACCCTCAAGAGCCAAGAAAGATAATGACAGTTGGGTTTCCCGGGATTAATGCACCCATTCCAGAAAACGCAGATTCGTGGCTATGGGAACAGAGGAATAACACAGCACATAGTTATTATCATGATCACCGTCGACCACAGGACTATAGAGACCAGACAGGCCCTCCAGGTGTTGCACTGTCTTCGAGCTATCCTCCAAGGTATGGCATTAGATATGATCACGGGTTCGTTTCAGGACTAAGAAGCCCGGGATCCGAAATATCGGAATCAGAAAGAGTTAAGAGCTATCATTACTCTTTTTATGATCCAAACTTCAAGTAG
- the LOC104701322 gene encoding uncharacterized protein LOC104701322 isoform X2 — protein sequence MAASSGSGLEDMEEDMDLTEDDFRNVSGQFSGETSRVEDVSSKSGVKRSRTTFDEQQPSVHVTYKHLTRASKQKLESLLQQWSEWEAEQNSLSEDQEQQVLESGDETYFPALRVGLQKTSSVSFWLDYQTGDNSSKKLVPVESSTTPLYNRGFTIGLDSAGGSNNLEGGLEIIDDPPRCFNCSAYSHSLRECPKPFDRLAVSNARRQHKSKRNQNPGTRLPSRYYESPQVGKYDGLKPGSLDPETRQLLGLKELDPPPWLHRMREIGYPPGYFAVEEDHLSGITIFGEEETKKEEEEVKIEDGEILENANPQEPRKIMTVGFPGINAPIPENADSWLWEQRNNTAHSYYHDHRRPQDYRDQTGPPGVALSSSYPPRYGIRYDHGFVSGLRSPGSEISESERVKSYHYSFYDPNFK from the exons ATGGCAGCTTCAAGCGGCTCTGGTTTGGAAG ACATGGAGGAAGACATGGATCTAACGGAAGATGATTTCAGAAATGTCTCTGGCCAGTTTTCAGGGGAAACATCGAGAGTGGAGGATGTTAGTT CTAAATCTGGTGTTAAAAGATCCAGAACAACCTTCGACGAACAGCAACCTTCAGTCCATGTTACTTATAAACACTTAACAAG AGCTAGTAAGCAGAAGCTGGAAAGTTTATTACAGCAATGGTCAGAATGGGAGGCAGAACAAAATTCTTTGTCCGAG GATCAAGAACAACAAGTACTAGAATCTGGTGATGAGACATATTTTCCTGCTTTGCGTGTGGGATTGCAGAAGACTTCATCTGTG TCATTTTGGCTCGACTATCAAACTGGAGACAATTCTTCGAAGAAGTTAGTTCCTGTGGAAAGTAGCACCACCCCTCTTTATAACCGTGGATTTACAATTGGTTTAGATTCAGCCGGTGGTTCAAATAACTTGGAAGG AGGCTTGGAGATTATTGATGATCCTCCACGCTGCTTCAATTGCAGCGCATACAGTCATTCCTTGAGAGAATGTCCGAAGCCTTTTGATCGATTAGCAGTTAGTAATGCTCGGAGGCAacataaaagcaaaagaaatcaGAATCCTGGAACCCGTCTACCGTCCCGATATTATGAGAGCCCTCAAGTTggtaaatatgatggcttgaagcCTGGCTCACTTGATCCAGAGACACGACAGCTTCTTGGTCTAAAG GAACTCGACCCTCCTCCATGGCTACACAGAATGCGAGAGATTGGATATCCACCAGGATATTTTG CTGTCGAAGAGGATCATCTCTCAGGAATCACTATATTTGGTGAGGAAGAGACtaaaaaagaagaggaggaagttAAGATTGAGGACGGTGAAATCTTGGAAAATGCAAACCCTCAAGAGCCAAGAAAGATAATGACAGTTGGGTTTCCCGGGATTAATGCACCCATTCCAGAAAACGCAGATTCGTGGCTATGGGAACAGAGGAATAACACAGCACATAGTTATTATCATGATCACCGTCGACCACAGGACTATAGAGACCAGACAGGCCCTCCAGGTGTTGCACTGTCTTCGAGCTATCCTCCAAGGTATGGCATTAGATATGATCACGGGTTCGTTTCAGGACTAAGAAGCCCGGGATCCGAAATATCGGAATCAGAAAGAGTTAAGAGCTATCATTACTCTTTTTATGATCCAAACTTCAAGTAG
- the LOC104701321 gene encoding F-box/LRR-repeat protein At1g67190-like, translating into MDYLPVEVIGNILSRLGGARDVVIASATCRKWREGYRKHLQSLTFNSADWPFYRDLTTNRLEILITQTIFQTTGLQGLSIVMDDANKFSAGTVMAWLMYTRDTLRRLSYNVRTTPNVNILEICGRQKLEDLVLAHNSITGVEPSFQRFPCLRSLSLSYVSISALDLNLLLSACPLIESLELVSLEIAMSDAQVTIELSSPTLKSVYFDGISLDKFILEADSIEFLHMKDCVLELFELIGNGTLKHFKLDDVSVILLDIMETSESLEVVDVNHFTMVWPKFYQMISRSQKLRKLRLWDVVFDDDDEIIDLESIAAGFSQLTHLSLSYDLKDGAAHYSLQGTTQLVNVTVLELGWTVINDVFSIWVEELLRRCPNLKKLIIYGVVSETKTQGDCQILATFTWSIVQLMRKYIHVEVQFEYE; encoded by the coding sequence ATGGACTATCTTCCTGTAGAAGTTATTGGAAACATACTCTCACGTCTCGGTGGAGCTCGAGACGTTGTGATTGCTTCCGCTACATGTAGAAAATGGCGTGAAGGTTATCGTAAACATCTCCAGTCCCTTACTTTCAATTCCGCTGATTGGCCGTTTTATCGAGATCTCACAACGAACCGTCTCGAGATCCTTATAACTCAAACCATTTTCCAAACCACGGGGTTACAAGGTCTCTCCATTGTGATGGATGATGCAAACAAGTTCTCCGCTGGTACTGTTATGGCTTGGCTTATGTATACTAGGGACACGTTGCGTCGTTTGTCTTATAACGTTCGAACCACACCTAATGTTAACATTCTTGAGATCTGTGGGAGGCAAAAGCTTGAGGATTTGGTTTTGGCTCATAATTCGATTACTGGTGTTGAACCTAGTTTTCAGAGGTTTCCTTGTTTGAGATCACTCTCGTTGAGTTATGTTAGTATTTCAGCTTTGGATTTGAATCTTTTGCTTAGTGCTTGTCCGTTGATTGAGAGTTTGGAGCTTGTGAGTCTTGAGATTGCGATGTCGGATGCTCAAGTGACGATTGAACTTAGTAGCCCGACGTTGAAGAGTGTTTATTTCGATGGGATTAGTTTGGATAAGTTCATCTTGGAGGCTGATAGTATTGAGTTCTTGCATATGAAAGACTGTGTTCTCGAGCTTTTTGAGCTTATAGGAAACGGGACTTTGAAGCATTTTAAGCTCGATGATGTTAGTGTGATTCTTCTTGATATCATGGAAACTTCTGAAAGCCTTGAAGTAGTTGATGTCAATCACTTTACGATGGTTTGGCCAAAGTTCTACCAGATGATCTCAAGATCACAGAAACTTAGGAAACTCCGTCTGTGGGATGTGGTGtttgatgatgacgatgagaTCATCGATCTTGAGTCTATTGCTGCTGGTTTCTCTCAACTGACTCATCTTTCTTTAAGCTACGACCTGAAAGATGGAGCTGCTCATTACAGTTTGCAAGGGACGACTCAGTTGGTGAACGTGACTGTGTTGGAGCTCGGATGGACCGTGATCAATGATGTTTTCTCAATCTGGGTCGAGGAGTTGCTGAGAAGATGTCCTAATCTGAAGAAGCTGATCATTTATGGGGTTGTCTCAGAAACCAAAACACAAGGAGATTGTCAAATTCTGGCTACATTCACATGGTCCATTGTTCAACTCATGAGGAAATACATTCATGTCGAGGTACAGTTCGAGTACGAGTAA
- the LOC104701319 gene encoding E3 ubiquitin-protein ligase RNF8-like: MENVVATVSGYHGSERFKLIKLISHSGASYVGAMSRSITHLVCWRFEGKKYDLAKKFNTVVVNHQWVEECVREGRRVSETPYMFESGEEVGPLMMELPAISGEAKATKKVNKATETFDKYFNNGEESRRGSTSELATWMDSVLLKEKNTEANRQSVRLRTKRPSNIFEDKENTGVAESSGKGKRRLVQKRLCRNLIDLESDEESDNSWLDNSDENRNKTQDTREPDDENVRECVFEPGETSALRHPGDSATQNWDVDEIEESENWSHSAVFKRPRSNSTERKLQEDGSNYNKTYSRREETEATEKVLPAQVSCIICWTEFSSSRGILPCGHRFCFSCIQKWADRLVSERKKTTCPLCKSNFITITKIEDAGSSDQNIYSQTVPDLSSTNNTLVVLPEEEERRGFSSLARASGCSKCFLTEPEELLIRCHLCNFRRIHSYCLDPYLLPWTCKHCNDLQMMYQRRNY; encoded by the exons ATGGAAAATGTGGTGGCAACTGTGAGTGGATACCATGGATCTGAGAGGTTCAAGCTCATCAAGCTTATTTCACATTCTGGAGCAAGTTATGTTGGGGCAATGTCAAGATCCATTACACATTTG GTATGTTGGAGATTCGAGGGGAAAAAGTACGATCTTGCAAAGAAGTTTAATACAGTAGTAGTAAATCATCAATGGGTTGAAGAATGCGTGAGGGAAGGGAGACGAGTTTCCGAGACGCCTTATATGTTTGAAAG TGGGGAAGAGGTTGGACCTTTGATGATGGAACTTCCCGCGATTTCAGGGGAAGCTAAAGCTACAAAGAAAGTGAATAAGGCTACTGAAACTTTTGATAAATACTTTAATAATGGTGAAGAAAGCAGGAGGGGATCCACTTCTGAGCTTGCTACTTGGATGGATTCGGTCTTGTTGAAAGAG AAAAATACAGAAGCAAACAGACAGTCAGTGCGATTAAGAACAAAGAGGCCGAGTAATATTTTTGAAGACAAGGAAAACACTGGCGTGGCTGAATCTTCCGGGAAAGGAAAGAGGCGGTTAGTACAGAAACGCTTGTGCAGAAACCTTATCGACCTTGAATCTGATGAGGAATCTGATAATAGTTGGCTTGACAATTCTGACGAGAACCGAAATAAGACTCAGGATACTAGAGAGCCTGATGATGAAAATGTGAGGGAGTGTGTTTTCGAACCAGGAGAAACATCAGCTCTTCGACATCCTGGAGACTCTGCAACACAAAACTGGGACGTGGATGAAATAGAGGAGTCTGAAAATTGGAGTCATTCAGCTGTTTTTAAACGTCCGAGATCAAATAGTACAGAGAGAAAACTGCAAGAGGATGGGTCAAACTACAACAAAACTTAttcaagaagagaagagacagaAGCAACTGAGAAGGTTCTTCCTGCACAGGTTTCTTGTATCATATGCTGGACCGAGTTTAGTTCCAGTAGAGGCATCCTCCCTTGCGGCCATAGGTTTTGTTTCTCGTGCATCCAGAAATGGGCAGACCGTTTG gtttcagaaagaaagaagacaacATGTCCATTATGCAAGTCCAATTTCATCACCATCACAAAAATAGAAGACGCTGGATCATCCGACCAAAACATATATTCACAAACAGTCCCTGACCTATCTTCAACAAATAACACTCTTGTAGTActtcctgaagaagaagaaagacgaggCTTCAGTTCACTG GCTCGAGCTTCAGGTTGCAGCAAATGCTTCTTGACTGAGCCGGAAGAGCTTCTAATAAGATGTCACCTCTGCAATTTCCGACGCATCCACTCTTATTGTTTAGACCCTTACCTGCTTCCTTGGACCTGCAAGCACTGCAATGATCTTCAGATGATGTACCAGCGTCGtaactattaa
- the LOC104701322 gene encoding uncharacterized protein LOC104701322 isoform X3 produces MEEDMDLTEDDFRNVSGQFSGETSRVEDVSSKSGVKRSRTTFDEQQPSVHVTYKHLTRASKQKLESLLQQWSEWEAEQNSLSEDQEQQVLESGDETYFPALRVGLQKTSSVSFWLDYQTGDNSSKKLVPVESSTTPLYNRGFTIGLDSAGGSNNLEGGLEIIDDPPRCFNCSAYSHSLRECPKPFDRLAVSNARRQHKSKRNQNPGTRLPSRYYESPQVGKYDGLKPGSLDPETRQLLGLKELDPPPWLHRMREIGYPPGYFAVEEDHLSGITIFGEEETKKEEEEVKIEDGEILENANPQEPRKIMTVGFPGINAPIPENADSWLWEQRNNTAHSYYHDHRRPQDYRDQTGPPGVALSSSYPPRYGIRYDHGFVSGLRSPGSEISESERVKSYHYSFYDPNFK; encoded by the exons ATGGAGGAAGACATGGATCTAACGGAAGATGATTTCAGAAATGTCTCTGGCCAGTTTTCAGGGGAAACATCGAGAGTGGAGGATGTTAGTT CTAAATCTGGTGTTAAAAGATCCAGAACAACCTTCGACGAACAGCAACCTTCAGTCCATGTTACTTATAAACACTTAACAAG AGCTAGTAAGCAGAAGCTGGAAAGTTTATTACAGCAATGGTCAGAATGGGAGGCAGAACAAAATTCTTTGTCCGAG GATCAAGAACAACAAGTACTAGAATCTGGTGATGAGACATATTTTCCTGCTTTGCGTGTGGGATTGCAGAAGACTTCATCTGTG TCATTTTGGCTCGACTATCAAACTGGAGACAATTCTTCGAAGAAGTTAGTTCCTGTGGAAAGTAGCACCACCCCTCTTTATAACCGTGGATTTACAATTGGTTTAGATTCAGCCGGTGGTTCAAATAACTTGGAAGG AGGCTTGGAGATTATTGATGATCCTCCACGCTGCTTCAATTGCAGCGCATACAGTCATTCCTTGAGAGAATGTCCGAAGCCTTTTGATCGATTAGCAGTTAGTAATGCTCGGAGGCAacataaaagcaaaagaaatcaGAATCCTGGAACCCGTCTACCGTCCCGATATTATGAGAGCCCTCAAGTTggtaaatatgatggcttgaagcCTGGCTCACTTGATCCAGAGACACGACAGCTTCTTGGTCTAAAG GAACTCGACCCTCCTCCATGGCTACACAGAATGCGAGAGATTGGATATCCACCAGGATATTTTG CTGTCGAAGAGGATCATCTCTCAGGAATCACTATATTTGGTGAGGAAGAGACtaaaaaagaagaggaggaagttAAGATTGAGGACGGTGAAATCTTGGAAAATGCAAACCCTCAAGAGCCAAGAAAGATAATGACAGTTGGGTTTCCCGGGATTAATGCACCCATTCCAGAAAACGCAGATTCGTGGCTATGGGAACAGAGGAATAACACAGCACATAGTTATTATCATGATCACCGTCGACCACAGGACTATAGAGACCAGACAGGCCCTCCAGGTGTTGCACTGTCTTCGAGCTATCCTCCAAGGTATGGCATTAGATATGATCACGGGTTCGTTTCAGGACTAAGAAGCCCGGGATCCGAAATATCGGAATCAGAAAGAGTTAAGAGCTATCATTACTCTTTTTATGATCCAAACTTCAAGTAG